A window of Clostridium novyi genomic DNA:
CTTCTTTTCCTTTATTCTTTTTGTTTTTTAATAAACTTATAGTTGTAAATGCTCCTACACAAACTACTATAATAGCTATAATAATTCCTATAATTTTTTTTTGCTTTTTTTCCATAGATATCACTCCTTTTCAAACTGTACTGATAACTTTTCAAAATTATATTCTGAATACTTTTCCGGATCAAAGTTTAAAACAAGATTATATACCCTAGCCTTTAATGGCGATATATCTAAATTATTTATATCTAATAACATTGAAGATACTTTTTTATAATTAGCATCATATAAAGTGATTGGTAATTGTTCTACCTTTACCTTCTTTTCTGCTCCATTTCTTACAACTATGGTTATAACAATTGAACTGTCATTTTTTAATTTAACTTCATATGTATTAAATGTAACATCTCCTTTTTTAATGATAGGAAGAGATTTTAAATATTTTTGTAAATTTCTTTGTAAATCCATATTCATATTTGAAGGTATATTTTCAAATTCAACTTCTACAGTTGATATAGCTTTTATGTCTTTGTTAAAGATAACTTTACAATCCTCTAATGTATCTGGTACCTTGGCCATTTTTTCTTTATCAAAATATAATTTCCAAGGTCTTGCACTTTTACCTGGAATAGTTCCAACTTCTCTTAATAAAAATATTTCTGTAGCAACTTCTTCATTTTTACTATTTACCAAAGTAAGGGCTAATTCATCAAAATTAATCGGATTTGAAAGTCCATTTCTAAAAAAAATACTAGCTTCTAATTTGTCTCCCATGTCAAATACATATGTAGTACTTATATTAATATCATTTTCCTTAAGTGGATCTAAATTTTTTAGATCTTCTTCTATAATTTCTTTTTGTACTTTTGATATTATTTGTCCTCTTTCGGGTTCTAACGATAGTCCTAAATCAACATTTTTTCTTTCATTATTCATAATTTCTAATATTAACCTCCATTTAATATAATATTGAACTTAATGAATATTATATCATTATTTCATTGTATTTCATAGTATATGAAAACTTATCCTTTAATTATTGTAATACTTGACTTTAAAAACAAAAACAACTGGATTAAAACCAGTTGTTTTCATTTTTATCTTTCTATAGATACTGTTGTTCTAGCATTTATTGCTAGTCTTTGCTTTAATATTATTTTTGATTTTTCTTTTTCTAATTTAATATCATATAATCTTGAAGCTTTAGATTTTAGTTCATTATATAATAACTCGGCAATTTTTCTTGTATCATCTTGTGGATTAACATTTATTGTAACTTTTGCTAAGGTTATATTAGCTCTAGTATCTTTTAAAGTAAAATTTATTGTTTCTTGTTTATTTGAAGCACTATTTACAGTTACTTCACACACTTCTTTTTTTTCTGCAACTCCTAATGTTCCCATATCCTCATCTACTTGTATAAATTTTATTTCTGAAGTATCTTCTGCAAGTTTATCTACATTCTCCATTATTTTTTTACATTTATATTGAACCCTAGCACCATTTTCTTCTATTACTACATATCCAACTCCAAATATCCAATCTTTATTTCCTTCAAAGGCTTTTAAAATCTTTGTTT
This region includes:
- a CDS encoding SLAP domain-containing protein produces the protein MNNERKNVDLGLSLEPERGQIISKVQKEIIEEDLKNLDPLKENDINISTTYVFDMGDKLEASIFFRNGLSNPINFDELALTLVNSKNEEVATEIFLLREVGTIPGKSARPWKLYFDKEKMAKVPDTLEDCKVIFNKDIKAISTVEVEFENIPSNMNMDLQRNLQKYLKSLPIIKKGDVTFNTYEVKLKNDSSIVITIVVRNGAEKKVKVEQLPITLYDANYKKVSSMLLDINNLDISPLKARVYNLVLNFDPEKYSEYNFEKLSVQFEKE